A DNA window from Etheostoma spectabile isolate EspeVRDwgs_2016 chromosome 22, UIUC_Espe_1.0, whole genome shotgun sequence contains the following coding sequences:
- the LOC116672451 gene encoding protein pygopus, producing MENMDQRRKGTNPVRPSSPRPIHRRIPAAASQSGFPPGTDAGSSAGKPLTLEMALNNPQPLWDGPKPQWVKNMEVCMERRKVFGGWHKSATQPAGKPDYGFSKPRPKTPYGSPHFYSFSPFPSPCCSPCGSESGSPSGSPLGSNPGSLSGPPCGSKPGCPCGPPCGSNSDSPCGSPRGSNPGLPSGPPCGSDPGCPSGSPLGSNPVSLSGPPCGSNPDCQNGFPRGSKPGFPSELPHSSNPRSPCGPPCGSNSDSPCGSPRGSNPVLPSGPPCGSDPGCPSGSPLGSNPVSLSGPPCGSNPGCQNGSPRGSKPGFPSELPHSSNPRSPCGPPCGSNSDSPCGSPRGSNPVLPSGPPCGSDPVCPSGSPLGSNPVSLSGPPCGSNPGCQNGSPRGSKSGFPSELPHSSNPGSPCGPPCGSNSDFPCGSPHGSNPGLPSGPPCGSDPGSPTAFPSISDSSSSSWFPSVSDSGSPCGSPKDSPHGSDPVSPCGSPKGSPHVSDPVSPCGCPKGSPHGSDPGFPGPSPCISDSSSLRWFPSISDSSSPCGSPKGLPHGSNPVTPCASSRGSEPSSQSGSPHGSHPGSPRGSLNGSDPGSPVASSELPLLWSNPELKWVKNMTLLIRRGKPFGSKRTTEPAGKSGPGSPSGSPPCSDSGSSSGSSCSSDSGSSSGSHCSSDTKSTLKKEGCRTSRASDDPTKIPQTTLKRVTYSDQPQVPTSSLKAGPSRRPCAPSAPLPSWRGPEQKWVKNIRSLLNMRNQGRGRKRAATGKSASKYFCH from the coding sequence aTGGCACTCAATAATCCTCAGCCGTTGTGGGACGGCCCAAAGCCGCAGTGGGTGAAAAACATGGAGGTTTGTATGGAAAGGAGAAAGGTGTTTGGCGGCTGGCACAAGAGTGCCACTCAGCCTGCAGGTAAGCCTGACTATGGTTTCTCTAAGCCCCGGCCAAAAACTCCTTATGGCTCCCCACATTTCTACAGCTTTTCGCCTTTTCCTTCGCCCTGTTGCTCCCCGTGTGGCTCTGAATCTGGATCTCCAAGTGGCTCCCCACTTGGCTCTAACCCTGGCTCTTTAAGTGGCCCCCCTTGTGGCTCTAAACCTGGCTGTCCGTGTGGCCCCCCTTGTGGCTCTAACTCAGACTCTCCATGTGGCTCCCCACGTGGCTCCAACCCTGGACTGCCAAGTGGCCCCCCTTGTGGCTCTGACCCTGGCTGTCCAAGTGGCTCCCCACTTGGCTCTAACCCTGTCTCTTTAAGTGGCCCCCCTTGTGGCTCTAACCCTGACTGTCAAAATGGCTTCCCACGTGGCTCCAAGCCTGGTTTTCCAAGTGAATTGCCACATAGTTCTAACCCTCGTTCTCCATGCGGCCCCCCTTGTGGCTCTAACTCTGACTCTCCATGTGGCTCCCCACGTGGCTCCAACCCTGTACTGCCAAGTGGCCCCCCTTGTGGCTCTGACCCTGGCTGTCCAAGTGGCTCCCCACTTGGCTCTAACCCTGTCTCTTTAAGTGGCCCTCCTTGTGGCTCTAACCCCGGCTGTCAAAATGGCTCCCCACGTGGCTCCAAGCCTGGTTTTCCAAGTGAATTGCCACATAGTTCTAACCCTCGTTCTCCATGCGGCCCCCCTTGTGGCTCTAACTCTGACTCTCCATGTGGCTCCCCACGTGGCTCCAACCCTGTACTGCCAAGTGGCCCCCCTTGTGGCTCTGACCCTGTCTGTCCAAGTGGCTCCCCACTTGGCTCTAACCCTGTCTCTTTAAGTGGCCCTCCTTGTGGCTCTAACCCCGGCTGTCAAAATGGCTCCCCACGTGGCTCCAAGTCTGGTTTTCCAAGTGAATTGCCACATAGTTCTAACCCTGGCTCTCCATGTGGCCCCCCTTGTGGCTCTAACTCTGACTTTCCATGTGGCTCCCCACATGGCTCCAACCCTGGACTGCCAAGTGGCCCCCCTTGTGGCTCTGACCCTGGCTCTCCAACTGCCTTCCCTTCTATCTCTGACTCTAGCTCTTCGAGTTGGTTCCCTTCTGTCTCTGACTCTGGTTCTCCATGCGGCTCTCCAAAAGACTCGCCACATGGCTCTGACCCTGTCTCTCCATGTGGTTCTCCAAAAGGCTCCCCACATGTCTCTGACCCTGTCTCTCCATGTGGCTGTCCAAAAGGCTCCCCACATGGCTCTGACCCTGGCTTTCCAGGTCCCTCCCCTTGTATCTCTGACTCTAGCTCTTTACGTTGGTTCCCATCTATCTCTGACTCTAGCTCTCCATGTGGCTCTCCAAAAGGCTTGCCACATGGCTCTAACCCTGTTACTCCATGTGCCTCCTCACGTGGCTCTGAGCCTAGTTCTCAAAGTGGCTCCCCACATGGCTCTCACCCTGGCTCTCCAAGGGGCTCCCTAAATGGCTCTGACCCTGGCTCTCCTGTGGCCTCCAGTGAGCTTCCACTTTTATGGAGCAACCCAGAGCTTAAGTGGGTGAAGAACATGACCCTTTTGATAAGGAGGGGAAAACCATTTGGCAGCAAGAGAACCACTGAACCTGCAGGTAAGTCTGGTCCTGGTTCTCCAAGTGGCTCCCCACCTTGCTCTGACTCTGGCTCTTCAAGTGGCTCCTCTTGTAGCTCTGACTCTGGCTCCTCGAGTGGCTCCCATTGTAGTTCTGACACTAAGTCGACCTTGAAAAAGGAGGGATGCCGGACCTCTAGGGCGTCAGATGATCCTACCAAGATCCCTCAAACAACGCTAAAGAGGGTGACCTACTCTGACCAACCTCAGGTACCCACTTCATCTTTGAAAGCAGGCCCCTCTAGAAGACCATGTGCACCTAGTGCTCCTCTGCCGTCATGGAGGGGCCCTGAGCAGAAGTGGGTGAAGAACATTAGGAGTTTATTGAACATGAGAAACCAGGGCAGGGGGCGCAAGAGAGCCGCTACAGGTAAGTCTGCTAGTAAGTACTTTTGTcattaa